tccgcccctacgtagaatgtggccgacccagcccgacttccgatcccgaatttctgttgctatcagcctctggtgacaacgacgatggagctcgttgtttgagatccagttgtgaggccaccaggcccgaattatataccgcaggcatctgttaatgaacatctgcagccgttgagtgttctccactgatacacaccatgtttcgtataacagcacatatttcacgttagagttgaaaattcgtatttttgtgcgttcacttatctgcctgtttttacagatatttcttaaactcgcaaaggcagcccttgctttcttgatccgtacgcctatgtcgatcttggtaccgccgtcttacgccatttggctaccaagatattggaagctttcaacattctccattggttgtccggctactgtgaaactggaaggagtcaccgtgcttacatccaacgatttggttttgttgaggttgatgactaaacctgccgaagaggagtgcTCGGCAAGgttgttgagcttactctgcatatcagagcgtcgttgcgcgaggagtgcaacgtcatcagccaattcgaagtcgtttaggtgctccatggttataggctgccataacagcccgcgaggggccctccttagccgtgcggtaagatgcgcggctacaaagcaagaccatgctgagggtagctgggttcgattcccggcgccggtctaaacaatttttgggcataaaagtatcatcgtgttagcctcatgatatacgaatgcaaaaatggtaacttggcttagaaacctcgcagttaataactgtggaagtgcttaataaacactaagctgcgaggcggctctgtcccagtgtggggacgtaatgccaataagaagaagaagaagaacagcccgcggtttggttcacggtcaatcgcatctaccagaatctcgtcgattacgatgaggaacagtaacggtgatagaatacatccttgcctcacaccagctacgacccggatagggtcggacaggaccccattgtgcagcactctacacgaaaaggcctcgtactgtgcttcgatgaggccgatgattttttcaggaacccccttgcgtctcagggcgcccaacTGAGATTCGCgcgattgagacggtcgaaagctttttcgtagtcaatgaataccaaataaagggactcttggaattcgttgacctgccccagaatgatgcggagcgtgacaatatggtccacggtgtcccagatattacgaaataaacgatgcagtagttgagcggatgtcatggggtcagctttgagcatctcggctgatatgcgatcgacccctggggctttatttgatttcatgctttggttggttgtttgaatctctagcagtgatggagcttcggtattgacgcgtgttatacgtctgATCCTTgccagatcatgccgaggtggtgatggcctggctggcacttgaaaaagttgttcgaagtgctcgaaccagcgtttcagctggtcagttgggtcggtcaataactgatcattcgcgtctttcacaggcatcgttgcattcatcttcgccctacttaagcgtcgtgagatatcgtagaggaggcgaatgttgcggctctctctccttcgtcggccagagagtctgcccacgctcgcttgtcccgtcgacatgagtgTTTTACTTCCTTTTCAAGAGCCACATAtagttgacgggctaagactttggcttctctgttttttattgctctatcgcagctttggcttctcttcgctcatttatcttcctccaggtctcatcggtgatccattgttttctctgggtgcgcagttcgcccagattgttctcgctggtggcgatgaaggcattcttgatggcggtccattggtcttccacgctgccaccttccggaatatctgatcatcagacgcgatatcgttACTACGTtcattccgtacatcaagaaggctccgtttccattttctgcTGATgtagatgtggtcgatttgattttctgtaaagccgtcacgggagacccacgagactttgtgaaccggtcgatgagggaagagcgatcccccgatcaccaagtcgttattaccacaaaattctgcgaacagctctccgttttcgctcatttctccgagaccatggcgtcccataatgcgctcatggttcgagttgaaGGATCCGATTgaattgaagtcgcccaaacagatcttgatatcactcttcggaattctatctacgacggcattgagttgactgtagaagttctctttgtttTGCAGATCTTCAGCATCGGTTGGcgtataacattggattatagtaaggtttcggacccgtgttctaaatctggcaacgattatgctttcacttataggttctcacttcataagcgcagagtgtgcctgagcgcttagtaggaagccaactccgcgatgccggggagcgtgttcacctcgtaaaccagagtatagcagaacttgtcccgacggcgttttgtgttctccaaagtttggccaacggacttcactcagttccaggatctcaagcttcatgcggcgtgcctcattggcaagttgtgccaatttaccctgctgggctagggttaaaacgttccatgttcctattcgtgtccgttgtttcgcgctaagagtcgttgccgtagaatcagtccgtattctttcattattggattctcgaacaaattgatgttttgggaacagtaggttggaaggaagcgtgagtattggaacttgtgaggaccagagctatgttaggcgccccttcccggatgtcaactcaccatttcataGCCCAATAGATAGATAtccttgacaaatatttgtttatGACATACAGTATGGACTGCGGGATTAACGCACATTGTACACCTCTCAAGGATTTTGACGATTGAGCGGGTCGTAGAACGaactcaaaatgatttttttattcgagtgAACCACTGACTCAAAATCCGCTAAGTGAGTGAAGCCCTACAAAAGCAAGGGTAAGACGGGATAATGTGCCCTCTAGCCAAAACGCCCCTGtgagatttctagaaaactataactaactaaggctAAAAATCAGGTAcctttaaggacaatcctcactgtatccaaaactaaatgcactcgcgttttcaacggCATCCCATTCAAAACGGGAGCctccccaagcaaccaaaagttcagattttatttaaatttgttcCCAATTGAACCAAttgcacttgtcataagacgagtttgtacaatcccatttaattccatcactttattgtaccttgacagatacgtattatacgtaagcccaagtcctggtgttaggtgggacgctaaacagccctgacacgacggccctccgatgagacaggaggtttgctctggcccaataagccacctttaaaaacaactattacgaacgacatagaagataatacgactcgatacaattgaATGTTTAATTTTCAGTGTCTCTTCACCAGAACCTGAGAAAAATTCTACATGTCCtggaaatttcattgaaatctgAGAGGGTGCTGCTAGCTCCGAATACGATTCGGCACGGAATGCGTCTTTATTTGCATGTTTGAAACGAACGGATGTTGACCTCGATACAAACAAAACTGTagattaaataaaaaatggttgttttaaactagcatttctcgcttaacttttcaaaaggacctaagtaacatttttttcataaattaatttgaatagcgcattCAACAGAacatcatgaaagcttttgattgcagtactcaaattaattcatgagaaaaatgctacttaggtccttttgaaaagttaagcgagatttttgTCCTTGAAGGAGCTAAAGCCACTGAATAAATCACACTTGAATACTTTTAGTTTCagcttgttatttttttgtacGCATTACCTCAAAAAGTGCGAGTAGGTACATGTTTATGCAACAGTATCATCATCATGAATGAATATTCCACACAAGCTATTTATATCATATACCTTCAATTCTGAATAATATCAACTTGCGTATTTTTGGTCGCTGCATGCGTGATGGCGAGTGACCATAATTTGCATGCGAAAAAGCGCCGATCGAACGTAGAGTGCTGATGAACGCAATCAAGGCAACATGTGCGCTTCCTTCCTAAAGGCAGCTTCTATGACTGATACTCCCACTCGCCGCGTTTGCATCGTTTCTCGAGCCATCGATATTAAATGAATAATTGATCGGTCATCGACAAGCTTCGATGCAGCGGTCCATCGTCGGCGGCTGTATTGACACAACCTGACAACGATGCGTCGAGCTAGCGGTCTGTGAGTGGTGGGGAATAACCGATTAATTGATCGCTTGGGAATTTGCTAACAGGTTGCGCCTCCCAACAGAACAGTTACAAACTTTACCTACAGACTACAAAAGGGAACAAATTAGAGGCGACACATAGCTGTGTAAGCCCAATATTTGTGCTCTTAATTAGCGATGGCACGTGACAGCGAGCGGAAGTAACAACCCTTATTATGTGTAGTGAATCATTTGTGATCTATGCGTTTCGATGATCAGCTGAATCAGTGAGTAGTCACGATCCTTTCTATGGAAAAGGGTGGTTTGGGCGTTCATTAAGCAAATACAATTGAAATTGATAGCCATTCAAATATGATGTGAAAGTTGTTCATAGAAGGGCAACCTCTTATTTACGCCTCTGGTCTAAAGCCATAAACTGGCGGGAGAGAATTGATTATCTGGATACGGGCGCCCGGGTGGTTTGATGAATTGCCTATGGAAGCTGGGCTTTACCGCAAATCAGTGGGATTTTCAAGCTTTACAGAATACTAGAGGCTTTATTTTCTGGGAATCCAGATGTTTCGCGTTCGGTGAAATACCACAATGAGAAGTAAAACAAACGcaatgaaattttattattcTCTCTATTCGGGAGACCTTCAGCCTGCGGTTTGTACATCTCGTGATATTTGTATAACTTTGTTTCAAATTATCTGTGTAGatatttgtttcttattattaAAATGAACTGTACAGTAGCATCCCTGATACAATATCGATATCACTGATGGATATCCCAAACGATGTAAGGAGCTTAGGCTGATGGTTTATCCTCGGAAGCCACGGTTGTAGTACCAGAGGCCACCGATTGACCGTCGTCAACGGAATCCGTGCAGGATAGAGAGGGGAACTTCTGATATAGGGCGGCACGGTACTTCGGATGGCTTATGCCATATACAATCGGGTTGTAGACGGCATTAGCCTTGGCGAACAATGATCCCCAGATGGTGGCTAGCGGGGTGATCGGAGCAGTCTTGAAGATACCGGTATAGTTGATGACCAGATACGGAGTCCAGGCCATGAACCACAGCGAAATCGTGACCAGGGCAACCTTGGCGAGTTTCATCTCAGTGCTGGTTTTCTGAGCATCAGAAGACCGAAGCGAGGCAACGTTCATCTTCTTAGCCTGTTCGCGCATGTTCTTCTCGTGCGCAGATACCGCCtgtttatttagaaaaatgAACGTAAATCTAAATATTTCTATGCTAACTATCTGTGACAATATTTACCTTAATAATGAATATATACGAGTAGATGATCAGCAGCAATGGTAAAAAGTACACGAAAATTGAATAAACAAGGATGTATGAGCGACTTAGCAGAGTATCGGTCAGGTAATCAGTTCCACAAGCGCTCATGTTGCCCTCTGGGACATATCGATTCCATCCGAAGAATGGTGCGAGGGTCCAGCCGAGCGAAGATCCCCAAACAAGGAACAATTGCAGTAGCGCTCCGTTGTTCGTCAAGGGTT
The nucleotide sequence above comes from Armigeres subalbatus isolate Guangzhou_Male chromosome 3, GZ_Asu_2, whole genome shotgun sequence. Encoded proteins:
- the LOC134223373 gene encoding opsin-1-like translates to MVAFAEPHFQAWVQSAATNLTVVDKVPPEMLHMVDAHWYQFPPMNPLWHSLLGFAIFVLCFISLVGNGMVMYIFTNTKTLRTPSNLLVVNLAFSDFLMMFTMGPPMVYNCYHETWSLGPFACEVYGMFGSLFGCVSIWSMTMIAFDRYNVIVKGLSAKPLTNNGALLQLFLVWGSSLGWTLAPFFGWNRYVPEGNMSACGTDYLTDTLLSRSYILVYSIFVYFLPLLLIIYSYIFIIKAVSAHEKNMREQAKKMNVASLRSSDAQKTSTEMKLAKVALVTISLWFMAWTPYLVINYTGIFKTAPITPLATIWGSLFAKANAVYNPIVYGISHPKYRAALYQKFPSLSCTDSVDDGQSVASGTTTVASEDKPSA